CAACCAGCCTGGCCATCTCCACGGTGAAAAACCCCGGGCCGCAGCCCAGGTCGAGAACGGCCATTCCCGCCTTGACATGCGGCCGCAATATTCTTTTCGGATTATGCGCCAACTTGCGCAGACTGAAATCCAACACCCCGGCGTGCTCGACCGGGCATACGCGATGTTTTTTGTCTGGTTCCATGTTCCTCGTATTTTCGACAATAATCGAAAGATAATCAATAGGCGGCGGCTGGCCGGTGGCCGTGCGCATTTATTTCCGCGCCGAGACCTTGATACTGGCGATCAGGCCGAACGCCGTTTTGATCTCCTCGCGCGACAGCGTCTTTGCTTCTTCCGGGAAATCGGCCCAGAGATCGACCGGGACTAAGGTCTCGGCCACGATCTCCACCTTGGTGAAGCCGGCCTTGGCGATGGCGTCCAGGTAATCCCGGCGCTGCAGGGCGCCGCCGATGCAGCCGGTGTAGGCCGCCACCGAATCCTTGACCTTGGCCGGCAGCTCGCCGTCGAGCACGATGTCGGAGACCATCATGCGGCCGCCCGCTTTCAAAACCCGGTAAATTTCGCGGAACACCTTATCCTTGTCCAGGGAGAGGTTGATGACGCAGTTGGAGATGGCGATGTCGACCAAACCATCCTCCAGCGGCAAGCTCTCGATCTCGCCCTGGCGGAACTCGACGTTTTTCAGGCCGCTCTTGGCGGCGTT
This genomic interval from Candidatus Aminicenantes bacterium contains the following:
- the arsM gene encoding arsenite methyltransferase; this translates as MKKNIKQEVKKKYGTIAASSSSCCGSAKTCGCSSAPSAEDLSTGVGYSVAELASIPEGANLGLGCGNPVALASLRPGETVLDLGSGGGIDCFLAARRVGPEGRVIGVDMTPEMIRLARENAAKSGLKNVEFRQGEIESLPLEDGLVDIAISNCVINLSLDKDKVFREIYRVLKAGGRMMVSDIVLDGELPAKVKDSVAAYTGCIGGALQRRDYLDAIAKAGFTKVEIVAETLVPVDLWADFPEEAKTLSREEIKTAFGLIASIKVSARK